A portion of the Psilocybe cubensis strain MGC-MH-2018 chromosome 10, whole genome shotgun sequence genome contains these proteins:
- a CDS encoding Importin-13, with protein MASSDFLPSLSQFDIEHAAQLIQQAYSPSGPVVPEELKRLQQDLFELQKRPEAWGLVVPLLNHQDQNVQFYGAHTAQVKIARDWAMFPNEHIEALRDLIVQLTAHSIAIGRSKFILRKLFVAINSLAIRLVPGRHSQWPDWIMSCITAFSNQGASVEYLHDFLAITAEEMGNADLLKPQRDDILRVMSEAVPMIVQAITNTITQPLGSIPTQHYLSALRCLQAWLGHINANHLTPLIPILIQLLDPKFPEIFIGASDALQEITTKSPLSDGSGSKTLTEPLMIWMDTVGRQIMEAILADEDILPVSHSLCKLVVALGDHSTSYIATNIASSSPVSTGPTTPPTTKGQLTQSFLSLLLAFTALPGHYGVDEEESELTLGFWYLFQEALWSTDYYFEDGDDDRSPAPADTDVAESKQVLMAKAVFSEVVKVLRRKVAFPPSGSGWSRDEVEKFQVYRRDVGDTLINAYYVLREDMLGYYVNDVAERLAARKEGDGWQEIEATLHCIMSIQEAVDMETVPHLDRLFSPDIFGRLPSTGRSRVRRTALGVIGSYSSWFATSGATSAQPNLLLTVLSYVVSALPDPTLSLPAATALRNLCEANRKELALHIAAFGELHANIGNIPDSEKSKVLQSIASVIQAIPPLESIPSIEAIVAPSVQRIFDALQIAPTNPEEAQLSITLHLETLAGIAKGLTRSSDGLVLEDDSDPDVQAQIESIKQAREDPRTIKIRESIFAAIRAVVELWSAHSDISHGLSELCKSITALPADTTVISLPAGPLLELVCLAAQRQLTAAWLSLAHILIAQLNPPIYSVILKNGPSTEAEMIIQRLLPILLETALTRLGAEGAMESNPDIVQGFFSCMEKTAAEFTSAFYALPRGLFDALIQCAIKALTLQERYSLVSACNFLSTLIHRSSLTDELIANKTAFMAVHGRAIMQAILEGFAGVAPRSAVPNLIEMLGTLLSRANGPEGGVGGGAPQWMKEILLSEHFVPSKAGPDAKTKFMKAVSGSRSLKRTREAAQQFTLIARGLEGSNFGYTTLTM; from the exons GGCGCCCATACCGCCCAAGTCAAGATTGCGAGAGACTG GGCAATGTTCCCAAATGAACATATAGAGGCTCTTCGTGATCTCATCGTGCAGTTGACCGCACATTCGATAGCTATAGGAAGGAGCAAGTTTATCCTGCGTAAACTTTTTGTTGCA ATCAACTCTCTGGCAATTAGGCTAGTCCCAGGGCGCCATTCACAATGGCCGGACTGGATTATGTCGTGTATAACTGCATTCTCCAATCAAGGTGCATCTGTTGAATATCTTCACGATTTTTTGGCCATCACTGCAGAGGAAATGGGTAATGCCGATCTCCTGAAACCTCAAAG AGATGACATCCTTAGAGTTATGTCGGAAGCTGTTCCAATGATTGTTCAAGCCATCACAAACACAATTACTCAGCCTCTGGGTTCTATACCTACCCAACACTATCTTTCTGCACTTCGATGTTTACAGGCATGGTTAGGTCATATCAACGCAAA CCATCTAACACCCCTCATCCCTATCCTTATACAGCTACTCGACCCAAAATTTCCTGAAATCTTTATCGGGGCGTCAGACGCGTTGCAAGAAATCACCACGAAATCACCGTTATCTGACGGGTCAGGGTCTAAGACTCTGACAGAACCGCTCATGATATGGATGGACACTGTCGGTCGTCAAATCATGGAAGCGATACTCGCCGACGAGGACATTCTCCCAGTTTCGCATTCCTTGTGCAAGCTAGTCGTCGCACTCGGAGACCACTCGACGTCATACATCGCAACCAACATCGCCTCCTCCAGTCCTGTTTCTACTGGCCCTACGACGCCGCCAACAACCAAAGGCCAACTTACACAAAGCTTCCTTAGTCTTCTGCTGGCATTTACTGCCCTTCCAGGGCATTATGGcgtcgacgaagaagagagcGAATTGACCCTAGGGTTCTGGTACCTGTTCCAGGAAGCATTGTGGAGCACCGACTACTACTTCGAAGACGGTGATGATGATAGATCACCGGCTCCTGCTGACACTGATGTGGCAGAGAGCAAGCAAGTGCTGATGGCCAAGGCGGTGTTTAGTGAAGTTGTTAAGGTTTTGAGGCGGAAGGTCGCGTTTCCACCGTCGGGAAGTGGTTGGTCACGAG ATGAAGTTGAAAAATTCCAAGT GTACCGACGAGATGTTGGGGATACTCTGATCAATGC CTATTACGTTCTACGAGAAGATATGCTTGGATACTATGTCAACGACGTTGCTGAGCGGTTAGCAGCACGCAAAGAAGGTGATGGATGGCAA GAAATTGAAGCTACGCTTCATTGTATAATGTCTATACAGGAAGCCGTTGACATGGAGACAGTTCCACATCTTGACAGACTATTTAGCCCTGATATATTTGGGAGATTGCCGTCAACAGGGAGGTCGAGGGTTAGAAGAACGGCTCTGGGTGTTATTG GTTCTTACTCCTCGTGGTTTGCCACCTCAGGGGCTACGTCAGCGCAACCAAATCTCTTGCTGACCGTCCTGTCATATGTCGTCTCAGCATTGCCTGATCCAACTCTTAGTTTACCGGCAGCAACAGCGCTACGAAATTTGTGCGAGGCAAACAGAAAAGAGTTGGCCCTCCATATCGCGGCATTTGGAGAACTACATGCTAATATCGGCAATATTCCT GATTCGGAGAAAAGCAAGGTTCTTCAATCGATCGCCAGTGTTATTCAGGCAATTCCGCCACTAGAGTCAATACCTTCTATTGAG GCCATTGTGGCTCCAAGTGTGCAACGGATCTTCGACGCTCTCCAAATAGCACCCACG AATCCTGAGGAAGCTCAACTTTCGATTACTCTCCATCTAGAAACTCTCGCAGGTATAGCAAAGGGCCTAACTCGGAGTTCCGACGGCTTAGTGCTCGAAGATGATTCGGATCCTGACGTGCAGGCCCAAATTGAAAGCATCAAGCAAGCGCGCGAAGATCCTAGAACAATAAAAATCCGCGAGAGCATTTTTGCTGCCATCCGGGCGGTTGTGGAGTTGTGGTCTGCACATTCTGACATTTCTCAT GGGTTGAGCGAATTGTGTAAATCAATCACTGCGCTACCAGCGGACACCACTGTCATTTCTCTCCCTGCTGGGCCGCTTCTGGAGCTTGTATGCTTGGCTGCGCAGCGCCAGCTTACGGCTGCATGGCTATCTCTCGCACACATTCTCATTGCCCAGTTAAATCCACCGATCTACTCTGTCATTCTCAAGAATGGCCCGTCAACCGAAGCTGAGATGATAATCCAGAGATTGCTACCTATTCTTTTAGAAACCGCGTTGACAAGACTGGGGGCTGAAGGGGCCATGGAAAGC AATCCAGACATTGTCCAAGGCTTCTTCTCATGTATGGAAAAG ACTGCTGCAGAATTTACAAGCGCTTTTTATGCTTTACCCCGGGGCCTTTTTGACGCCCTCATTCAATGTGCAATCAAGGCGCTGACTCTCCAAGAACGATATTCTTTGGTTTCAGCTTGCAACTTCCTA TCGACGCTTATTCATCGATCTTCACTGACAGATGAGCTTATCGCCAACAAAACGGCATTCATGGCAGTTCACGGACGAGCGATCATGCAGGCCATCTTGGAAGGATTTGCTGGCGTGGCGCCTCGTAGTGCGGTGCCAAACCTTATCGAGATGCTGGGCACGCTTCTCAGCAGAGCAAATGGGCCTGAAGGTggagttggtggtggtgcccCTCAATGGATGAAAGAGATATTGTTGTCT GAACACTTCGTTCCGAGTAAGGCGGGACCAGATGCAAAGACCAAATTCATGAAAGCAGTTTCAGG ATCCCGTTCATTGAAACGGACGAGGGAAGCAGCTCAGCAATTTACATTGATTGCGCGAGGACTTGAAGGATCGAACTTCGGATATACGACGCTGACGATGTAA